From a single Rhodococcus qingshengii JCM 15477 genomic region:
- a CDS encoding Imm51 family immunity protein: protein MTSPSIEPLQLFETSPGNWSLMLTDQHFGKVASIFEQVEGFEGSGYDWASVAYAVVGRDAPHLEGRFGTDPEAGMFVAYGSDNGALGELGALLAKAYSDAEYLGGLVAISELD, encoded by the coding sequence ATGACATCACCATCGATCGAACCGCTACAGCTTTTCGAAACGTCTCCGGGCAACTGGTCACTGATGCTCACCGACCAGCATTTCGGCAAGGTGGCATCGATATTCGAGCAGGTAGAGGGTTTCGAAGGCTCCGGTTACGACTGGGCGTCGGTCGCCTACGCAGTGGTAGGCCGCGATGCACCGCATCTGGAGGGCCGCTTCGGCACCGATCCCGAAGCGGGCATGTTTGTTGCGTACGGCAGCGACAACGGAGCTCTCGGTGAGCTCGGAGCGCTACTCGCCAAAGCGTATTCGGATGCCGAGTACCTCGGTGGCCTGGTCGCCATTTCCGAACTCGACTAG